A genome region from Hoplias malabaricus isolate fHopMal1 chromosome 8, fHopMal1.hap1, whole genome shotgun sequence includes the following:
- the abcg2d gene encoding broad substrate specificity ATP-binding cassette transporter ABCG2d isoform X3: MRPGLNAILGPTGSGKSSFLDVLAARKDPSGLSGEVLIDGAPQPPNFKCLSGYVVQDDVVMGTLTVRENLSFSAALRLSSSVSQREKEDRVNHLITELGLSKVADSRVGTQIIRGISGGERKRTNIGMELIIDPSVLFLDEPTTGLDASTANSVLRLLKRMASNGRTIILSIHQPRYSIYRLFDSLTLLASGKLVYHGPAQDTLDYFANIGYACEAHNNPADFFLDVINGDKIAVTMGKLQNPEAVEFEASGDTRQSIEERLVEEYRNSSYTLDTKSELERIIQGKEYLVKPKSRTITYNSGFCHQFKWVLKRTFRNLMLNPQTSVAQVIVTIFLALIVGAIFFKVQDNRSGIQNRFGALFFITTNQCFSTLSAAELFITERKLFIHEYTSGYYRVSVYFLTKILSDIITLRTIPAILFTCVSYFMIGFKSTAAAFFIFMFTVTLVAYTATAMTMAISADQSVVAVANIFMTIAFVFMMIFSGLLVNLESVMAWLNWLKYFSIPRYGLTALEINEFVGLNFCENLPAGLTNDTQGIACTGEQHLTSQGISYSTWGLWQNHLALIIMTVIFLIIAYIKLRYIRKFS, from the exons ATGAGGCCTGGGCTGAATGCTATTTTAGGGCCTACAGGAAGCGGCAAGTCTTC GTTTCTGGACGTGCTTGCAGCCAGAAAGGACCCCTCAGGTCTGTCAGGTGAAGTCCTGATTGATGGAGCCCCACAACCGCCCAATTTCAAATGTCTGTCCGGCTACGTCGTACAG gaCGATGTGGTGATGGGTACTCTCACTGTGAGGGAGAATCTAAGTTTCTCTGCTGCGCTGCGTCTCTCTTCCTCCGTGAGCCAGAGGGAGAAGGAGGACAGAGTTAACCACCTCATCACTGAACTGGGCCTCAGCAAAGTGGCTGACTCGAgg GTGGGCACTCAGATCATTCGTGGCATCTCTGGAGGAGAGCGGAAGAGAACTAATATCGGCATGGAGCTTATCATTGACCCCTCTGTGCTGTTCTTGGACGAACCCACCACTGGCCTGGACGCCAGCACGGCTAACTCAGTGCTGCGTCTTCTTAAACG aatgGCTAGTAATGGGCGTACCATCATCTTGTCCATCCACCAGCCACGCTACTCCATCTATCGTCTCTTTGACAGCCTCACATTGCTGGCCAGCGGCAAACTGGTCTACCATGGACCAGCCCAGGACACACTGGACTACTTTGCCAACATCG GTTATGCCTGTGAGGCCCATAATAACCCAGCGGATTTCTTCCTGGACGTCATAAATGGAGACAAAATTGCTGTGACTATGGGCAAGCTGCAGAATCCTGAAG CCGTTGAGTTTGAAGCGTCTGGAGACACCAGGCAGAGTATTGAAGAGCGTCTGGTGGAGGAGTACAGAAACAGCAGCTACACCCTAGACACCAAATCTGAATTGGAGCGCATCATCCAGGGCAAAGAGTACCTTGTCAAGCCCAAGTCTCGCACCATCACCTACAACAGTGGCTTCTGCCACCAGTTCAAGTGGGTTTTGAAAAGAACCTTCCGCAACTTGATGCTGAACCCTCAGACTTCTGTTGCACAG GTGATAGTGACCATTTTCCTGGCCCTCATTGTTGGAGCCATATTCTTTAAAGTACAAGACAACCGGAGTGGCATACAGAACAG GTTTGGTGCTCTCTTCTTCATCACGACCAACCAGTGTTTCAGTACACTCTCAGCTGCTGAACTCTTCATCACAGAGAGGAAACTCTTTAT ACATGAGTACACCAGCGGCTACTACCGAGTGTCTGTGTACTTTCTGACCAAAATCCTGTCAGATATCATCACTCTGCGCACAATTCCCGCCATCCTCTTCACCTGCGTCTCCTATTTCATGATTG gaTTTAAGTCCACAGCAGCAGCATTCTTCATCTTCATGTTTACAGTGACTCTGGTGGCATACACAGCCACAGCGATGACTATGGCCATCTCTGCCGACCAGTCTGTGGTGGCTGTCGCCAACATCTTCATGACCATCGCCTTCGTCTTCATGATG ATTTTCTCTGGTCTGCTGGTGAATCTGGAGAGTGTGATGGCCTGGCTGAACTGGCTCAAATATTTCAGCATCCCACGATATGGACTAACA GCTTTGGAGATTAATGAGTTTGTGGGACTGAACTTCTGTGAAAACCTCCCTGCTGGGTTAACAAACGACACTCAGGGGATCGC
- the abcg2d gene encoding broad substrate specificity ATP-binding cassette transporter ABCG2d isoform X1 — protein sequence MEDRVNHVNIQMIEEVSYNGKTGSKPLKTETTKQQNGATVSFHNVQYSVKTKSGPLCKRKVIIKDILQDLNGIMRPGLNAILGPTGSGKSSFLDVLAARKDPSGLSGEVLIDGAPQPPNFKCLSGYVVQDDVVMGTLTVRENLSFSAALRLSSSVSQREKEDRVNHLITELGLSKVADSRVGTQIIRGISGGERKRTNIGMELIIDPSVLFLDEPTTGLDASTANSVLRLLKRMASNGRTIILSIHQPRYSIYRLFDSLTLLASGKLVYHGPAQDTLDYFANIGYACEAHNNPADFFLDVINGDKIAVTMGKLQNPEAVEFEASGDTRQSIEERLVEEYRNSSYTLDTKSELERIIQGKEYLVKPKSRTITYNSGFCHQFKWVLKRTFRNLMLNPQTSVAQVIVTIFLALIVGAIFFKVQDNRSGIQNRFGALFFITTNQCFSTLSAAELFITERKLFIHEYTSGYYRVSVYFLTKILSDIITLRTIPAILFTCVSYFMIGFKSTAAAFFIFMFTVTLVAYTATAMTMAISADQSVVAVANIFMTIAFVFMMIFSGLLVNLESVMAWLNWLKYFSIPRYGLTALEINEFVGLNFCENLPAGLTNDTQGIACTGEQHLTSQGISYSTWGLWQNHLALIIMTVIFLIIAYIKLRYIRKFS from the exons ATGGAGGACCGAGTGAATCATGTCAACATTCAAATGATCGAAGAGGTGAGCTATAACGGAAAAACAGGGTCGAAGCCCCTCAAAACAGAAACCACCAAACAACAAAACGGAGCGACCGTCAGCTTTCACAACGTCCAGTACAGCGTGAAGACGAAGAGCGGTCCTCTCTGTAAGAGGAAGGTCATCATTAAAGATATCCTTCAGGACCTTAA TGGCATCATGAGGCCTGGGCTGAATGCTATTTTAGGGCCTACAGGAAGCGGCAAGTCTTC GTTTCTGGACGTGCTTGCAGCCAGAAAGGACCCCTCAGGTCTGTCAGGTGAAGTCCTGATTGATGGAGCCCCACAACCGCCCAATTTCAAATGTCTGTCCGGCTACGTCGTACAG gaCGATGTGGTGATGGGTACTCTCACTGTGAGGGAGAATCTAAGTTTCTCTGCTGCGCTGCGTCTCTCTTCCTCCGTGAGCCAGAGGGAGAAGGAGGACAGAGTTAACCACCTCATCACTGAACTGGGCCTCAGCAAAGTGGCTGACTCGAgg GTGGGCACTCAGATCATTCGTGGCATCTCTGGAGGAGAGCGGAAGAGAACTAATATCGGCATGGAGCTTATCATTGACCCCTCTGTGCTGTTCTTGGACGAACCCACCACTGGCCTGGACGCCAGCACGGCTAACTCAGTGCTGCGTCTTCTTAAACG aatgGCTAGTAATGGGCGTACCATCATCTTGTCCATCCACCAGCCACGCTACTCCATCTATCGTCTCTTTGACAGCCTCACATTGCTGGCCAGCGGCAAACTGGTCTACCATGGACCAGCCCAGGACACACTGGACTACTTTGCCAACATCG GTTATGCCTGTGAGGCCCATAATAACCCAGCGGATTTCTTCCTGGACGTCATAAATGGAGACAAAATTGCTGTGACTATGGGCAAGCTGCAGAATCCTGAAG CCGTTGAGTTTGAAGCGTCTGGAGACACCAGGCAGAGTATTGAAGAGCGTCTGGTGGAGGAGTACAGAAACAGCAGCTACACCCTAGACACCAAATCTGAATTGGAGCGCATCATCCAGGGCAAAGAGTACCTTGTCAAGCCCAAGTCTCGCACCATCACCTACAACAGTGGCTTCTGCCACCAGTTCAAGTGGGTTTTGAAAAGAACCTTCCGCAACTTGATGCTGAACCCTCAGACTTCTGTTGCACAG GTGATAGTGACCATTTTCCTGGCCCTCATTGTTGGAGCCATATTCTTTAAAGTACAAGACAACCGGAGTGGCATACAGAACAG GTTTGGTGCTCTCTTCTTCATCACGACCAACCAGTGTTTCAGTACACTCTCAGCTGCTGAACTCTTCATCACAGAGAGGAAACTCTTTAT ACATGAGTACACCAGCGGCTACTACCGAGTGTCTGTGTACTTTCTGACCAAAATCCTGTCAGATATCATCACTCTGCGCACAATTCCCGCCATCCTCTTCACCTGCGTCTCCTATTTCATGATTG gaTTTAAGTCCACAGCAGCAGCATTCTTCATCTTCATGTTTACAGTGACTCTGGTGGCATACACAGCCACAGCGATGACTATGGCCATCTCTGCCGACCAGTCTGTGGTGGCTGTCGCCAACATCTTCATGACCATCGCCTTCGTCTTCATGATG ATTTTCTCTGGTCTGCTGGTGAATCTGGAGAGTGTGATGGCCTGGCTGAACTGGCTCAAATATTTCAGCATCCCACGATATGGACTAACA GCTTTGGAGATTAATGAGTTTGTGGGACTGAACTTCTGTGAAAACCTCCCTGCTGGGTTAACAAACGACACTCAGGGGATCGC
- the abcg2d gene encoding broad substrate specificity ATP-binding cassette transporter ABCG2d isoform X2 — translation MEDRVNHVNIQMIEEVSYNGKTGSKPLKTETTKQQNGATVSFHNVQYSVKTKSGPLCKRKVIIKDILQDLNGIMRPGLNAILGPTGSGKSSFLDVLAARKDPSGLSGEVLIDGAPQPPNFKCLSGYVVQDDVVMGTLTVRENLSFSAALRLSSSVSQREKEDRVNHLITELGLSKVADSRVGTQIIRGISGGERKRTNIGMELIIDPSVLFLDEPTTGLDASTANSVLRLLKRMASNGRTIILSIHQPRYSIYRLFDSLTLLASGKLVYHGPAQDTLDYFANIGYACEAHNNPADFFLDVINGDKIAVTMGKLQNPEAVEFEASGDTRQSIEERLVEEYRNSSYTLDTKSELERIIQGKEYLVKPKSRTITYNSGFCHQFKWVLKRTFRNLMLNPQTSVAQVIVTIFLALIVGAIFFKVQDNRSGIQNRFGALFFITTNQCFSTLSAAELFITERKLFIHEYTSGYYRVSVYFLTKILSDIITLRTIPAILFTCVSYFMIGFKSTAAAFFIFMFTVTLVAYTATAMTMAISADQSVVAVANIFMTIAFVFMMIFSGLLVNLESVMAWLNWLKYFSIPRYGLTVHWGTAPDIAGDQLLHLGLMAEPPGPDHYDRHFPHHRLHQAQIHPQVLVST, via the exons ATGGAGGACCGAGTGAATCATGTCAACATTCAAATGATCGAAGAGGTGAGCTATAACGGAAAAACAGGGTCGAAGCCCCTCAAAACAGAAACCACCAAACAACAAAACGGAGCGACCGTCAGCTTTCACAACGTCCAGTACAGCGTGAAGACGAAGAGCGGTCCTCTCTGTAAGAGGAAGGTCATCATTAAAGATATCCTTCAGGACCTTAA TGGCATCATGAGGCCTGGGCTGAATGCTATTTTAGGGCCTACAGGAAGCGGCAAGTCTTC GTTTCTGGACGTGCTTGCAGCCAGAAAGGACCCCTCAGGTCTGTCAGGTGAAGTCCTGATTGATGGAGCCCCACAACCGCCCAATTTCAAATGTCTGTCCGGCTACGTCGTACAG gaCGATGTGGTGATGGGTACTCTCACTGTGAGGGAGAATCTAAGTTTCTCTGCTGCGCTGCGTCTCTCTTCCTCCGTGAGCCAGAGGGAGAAGGAGGACAGAGTTAACCACCTCATCACTGAACTGGGCCTCAGCAAAGTGGCTGACTCGAgg GTGGGCACTCAGATCATTCGTGGCATCTCTGGAGGAGAGCGGAAGAGAACTAATATCGGCATGGAGCTTATCATTGACCCCTCTGTGCTGTTCTTGGACGAACCCACCACTGGCCTGGACGCCAGCACGGCTAACTCAGTGCTGCGTCTTCTTAAACG aatgGCTAGTAATGGGCGTACCATCATCTTGTCCATCCACCAGCCACGCTACTCCATCTATCGTCTCTTTGACAGCCTCACATTGCTGGCCAGCGGCAAACTGGTCTACCATGGACCAGCCCAGGACACACTGGACTACTTTGCCAACATCG GTTATGCCTGTGAGGCCCATAATAACCCAGCGGATTTCTTCCTGGACGTCATAAATGGAGACAAAATTGCTGTGACTATGGGCAAGCTGCAGAATCCTGAAG CCGTTGAGTTTGAAGCGTCTGGAGACACCAGGCAGAGTATTGAAGAGCGTCTGGTGGAGGAGTACAGAAACAGCAGCTACACCCTAGACACCAAATCTGAATTGGAGCGCATCATCCAGGGCAAAGAGTACCTTGTCAAGCCCAAGTCTCGCACCATCACCTACAACAGTGGCTTCTGCCACCAGTTCAAGTGGGTTTTGAAAAGAACCTTCCGCAACTTGATGCTGAACCCTCAGACTTCTGTTGCACAG GTGATAGTGACCATTTTCCTGGCCCTCATTGTTGGAGCCATATTCTTTAAAGTACAAGACAACCGGAGTGGCATACAGAACAG GTTTGGTGCTCTCTTCTTCATCACGACCAACCAGTGTTTCAGTACACTCTCAGCTGCTGAACTCTTCATCACAGAGAGGAAACTCTTTAT ACATGAGTACACCAGCGGCTACTACCGAGTGTCTGTGTACTTTCTGACCAAAATCCTGTCAGATATCATCACTCTGCGCACAATTCCCGCCATCCTCTTCACCTGCGTCTCCTATTTCATGATTG gaTTTAAGTCCACAGCAGCAGCATTCTTCATCTTCATGTTTACAGTGACTCTGGTGGCATACACAGCCACAGCGATGACTATGGCCATCTCTGCCGACCAGTCTGTGGTGGCTGTCGCCAACATCTTCATGACCATCGCCTTCGTCTTCATGATG ATTTTCTCTGGTCTGCTGGTGAATCTGGAGAGTGTGATGGCCTGGCTGAACTGGCTCAAATATTTCAGCATCCCACGATATGGACTAACA
- the ppm1kb gene encoding protein phosphatase 1K, mitochondrial, with protein sequence MSVAVLVRLATGGSRLCRSVVPRSAWLLQGEPKRALHSPSEQRSSNSRFDPDSSGQPTTWDSFGIWDNRIDEPILLPPSIRYGKLIPKVSLSKVGYASQIGLRKENEDRYQISELTNSILYFAVFDGHGGADAADFCHKYMEQHIKNLVKEEDNLELVLKNAFLNVDKALARHLHFTADASVLSSGTTATVALLRDGIELVVASVGDSRAMLCRKGKALKLTVDHTPERKDEKERIRKSGGFVTWNSLGQPHVNGRLAMTRSIGDFDLKNAGVIAEPETKRVSLHHVHDSFLALTTDGINFIMNSQEICDVINQCHDPKEAAQLLSEQVLQYGAEDNSTIIVVPFGAWGKQKSSDISFSFSRSFVSSGRWA encoded by the exons ATGTCAGTGGCCGTGCTTGTGCGACTGGCCACTGGCGGGTCGCGGCTGTGCCGCAGCGTAGTGCCGAGGTCTGCTTGGCTTCTGCAGGGTGAGCCGAAGCGTGCGCTCCACAGTCCGTCTGAGCAGCGTTCCAGCAACTCACGCTTTGACCCAGACAGCAGCGGCCAGCCCACCACCTGGGACTCTTTCGGTATTTGGGACAATCGCATTGACGAGCCAATCCTGCTCCCTCCCAGCATCCGGTATGGAAAACTCATTCCGAAAGTCAGCCTCTCCAAGGTGGGATATGCCTCGCAAATTGGCCTGCGCAAGGAAAACGAGGACCGCTACCAGATCTCAGAGCTGACCAACAGCATTCTGTATTTCGCTGTGTTTGACGGACACGGCGGAGCAGATGCTGCTGACTTTTGCCACAAGTACATGGAACAGCATATCAA AAATCTTGTCAAAGAGGAGGACAATTTGGAGCTTGTTCTGAAAAATGCGTTTCTCAACGTGGACAAGGCATTAGCGAGGCACCTTCACTTTACTGCAGATG CCTCAGTGCTAAGCTCGGGCACCACTGCCACAGTGGCTCTGCTGAGAGATGGCATCGAGCTGGTGGTGGCCAGCGTGGGGGACAGCCGAGCCATGCTCTGCCGGAAGGGCAAAGCACTCAAACTCACAGTGGACCACACACCCGAGAGGAAGGATGAGAAAGAGAG GATTCGTAAAAGTGGGGGCTTTGTGACCTGGAATAGTCTGGGACAGCCCCACGTCAACGGCAGGTTGGCCATGACACGCAGCATTGGAGATTTTGACCTTAAAAACGCAGGGGTCATCGCTGAGCCAGAGACCAAAAGAGTTTCA CTTCATCACGTCCATGACTCCTTCCTTGCCCTCACCACTGACGGCATCAACTTCATCATGAACAGCCAAGAGATCTGTGATGTTATCAATCAGTGCCACGACCCCAAAGAGGCAGCACAACTCCTCTCTGAGCAG gtgCTGCAGTATGGTGCAGAGGATAACAGCACCATAATCGTGGTGCCGTTCGGAGCATGGGGCAAGCAAAAAAGCTCTGACATCAGCTTCTCCTTCAGTCGCAGCTTTGTATCCAGTGGCCGCTGGGCGTGA